Proteins encoded together in one Apus apus isolate bApuApu2 chromosome Z, bApuApu2.pri.cur, whole genome shotgun sequence window:
- the STARD6 gene encoding LOW QUALITY PROTEIN: stAR-related lipid transfer protein 6 (The sequence of the model RefSeq protein was modified relative to this genomic sequence to represent the inferred CDS: substituted 1 base at 1 genomic stop codon), producing MHPGRAADEVSGKMFSYSQDPSGWRVVNVSKSVRVSSKPSKEHAGSIYRGEGITQEVPSKIIPFMYLPEYQSKWDKALQSYKLLERIDQDTGVYHSVTHSHGMGLISAXDFVDLVHVKPYPGDVLTTSCKFVEHSSCPPTPSCVRGYNNPCGYIWSPLPQNPEHSKLVAFIQPELGGMIPCSLVESVLPTTLINLITATKAGLKSLEAHN from the exons atgcaccccgGCAGGGCTGCAGATGAAGTCTCAGGAAAAATGTTCTCCTACAGCCAAGACCCCTCAGGATGGAGGGTGGTAAACGTGTCA AAAAGTGTTAGGGTTTCCTCCAAGCCTTCGAAAGAGCACGCAGGAAGTAT ATACCGTGGAGAAGGGATAACTCAGGAAGTCCCTAGTAAAATCATTCCTTTTATGTATCTTCCTGAATATCAGAGCAAATGGGACAAGGCATTGCAATCTTACAAGCTGTTAGAAAGGATTGACCAG GACACTGGTGTCTACCACAGTGTGACACACAGCCATGGCATGGGACTGATTTCAGCATGAGATTTTGTTGACCTGGTGCATGTTAAACCATACCCTGGGGATGTCCTCACAACTAGCTGTAAGTT TGTGGAACACTCCAGCTGCCCTCCGACTCCCTCTTGTGTCCGAGGATATAACAATCCCTGCGGATACATCTGGTCCCCTTTGCCCCA GAATCCAGAGCATTCCAAGCTAGTTGCATTTATTCAGCCAGAACTAGGAGGAATGATTCCCTGTTCTCTAGTGGAGTCAGTGCTCCCTACTACTCTCATCAACCTAATCACTGCAACAAAAGCTGGACTGAAAAGCCTGGAAGCCCATAACTAA